One region of Polyodon spathula isolate WHYD16114869_AA chromosome 25, ASM1765450v1, whole genome shotgun sequence genomic DNA includes:
- the LOC121299802 gene encoding laminin subunit beta-3-like isoform X3 — MLILLLLLALSSLALAQTDCSQGACYPETGDLLIGRANRLRASSTCGLAGPEVFCTPLGQWQMKCCPCDSRTDSSQNSHRIENAISQAGPLRWWQSQKGVEDVIVQVDLDGKFQLSDLILDFKVQFNLLEPLSSVDVPECYKINYGADFTNLRVQFTKLPHLPRRGSSRAPDAFYALKEIQVQGSCFCNGHANRCIPSANDLDRPEVFSRCACQHNTAGQNCERCAELYNDQPWRPAEESNSYQCKKCDCNNHSDRCHFDLAVFQASGGVSGGVCDDCKHQTTGQHCERCRPHYYRNPLRDISQPDACLRCECSSEGSEGLCEQSGGSCICKAHVEGPRCDRCKAGFYGLSASDPQGCRECPCSPIGSRGDRACDPQTGRCFCLPSVIGQQCDRCAPDHWNFQSGSGCESCNCDPRNSYNQNCDQQSGQCQCRPGFGGRTCSRPSECPDNTYGDLRTRCTPCDCDVTGTTSRGCDKTTGECICRIGVTGRRCDRCQRGHCNEYPACKQCHPCFQSLDSELQRTSSLQSTLSSQAAAVLGGFGAENRGPDIVDMETTLGQIRRVLESPLASESAVRDASARLQSMRQAVRAIDPNQALLDSSPALNREIADLVSILERLSNQYSAKKTQLENTAIANPDGAYSAIRKAFQQSGEAVKNAAGSQGLTDQAAKTREEAESLEGRVQEDNRLALERLDSQLGTRPNLTPTAGKVCGSTRSTPCTPRQCDGVLCPGPGAPPCGDTGDCRGALPLGNKAWGDAEKTKSRLAELNAQIRQTAQQIKDTEQAANGVRITTDLLANQLSKARTEVEIEVQETRAFISRVRDFLLDPKTDPAVIQQVSEQVLSMKLPGSLGEVRDKVDQMKAIAATLPDISNVLDRTRAEIDSAKQLLQEAEEARDQAAAIEEKVDGVVDDLGSAQTLLGEAGVKVKDTGRIVEDIQSKIPQIQVKLALAESSVEGVGAQLGVIKPQIAVLKELLDQNARLAGQMDRVASQADTEATTAGQDLAALEQQYARLKEKLGDSAEGAGVPEERLATLQEQAGRLVQATADMLSRIAGKESSLLRATEELEQKVLQLDGLEEKVAEIRAHIQKAVHFHSNCL, encoded by the exons ATGTTGATTTTACTCCTGCTTCTCG CTCTATCGAGTCTGGCCCTGGCTCAGACAGACTGCTCCCAGGGAGCCTGTTACCCAGAAACCGGGGACCTGCTCATCGGAAGGGCCAATCGGCTGCGAGCGTCCTCCACCTGCGGCCTGGCTGGCCCTGAGGTCTTCTGCACCCCCCTCGGACAG TGGCAGATGAAGTGCTGCCCGTGTGATTCCAGAACAGATTCCAGCCAGAATTCCCACCGGATCGAGAACGCCATCTCTCAGGCAGGGCCCCTCAGGTGGTGGCAGTCGCAGAAAG GTGTGGAAGATGTCATCGTGCAGGTGGACCTTGACGGGAAGTTCCAGCTGAGTGATCTGATCCTAGACTTCAAG GTGCAATTCAACCTCTTAGAGCCTCTTTCCAGTGTCGATGTCCCTGAGTGCTACAAGATCAACT atGGCGCTGACTTCACTAACCTGCGTGTGCAGTTCACCAAGCTGCCACACCTCCCTCGCCGTGGCAGTTCCCGTGCCCCCGACGCCTTCTACGCCCTGAAGGAGATCCAAGTTCAGGGCAGCTGCTTCTGCAACGGGCACGCCAACCGTTGCATCCCCAGTGCCAACGACCTGGACCGCCCAGAG GTGTTCAGTAGATGTGCCTGCCAGCACAACACGGCCGGACAGAACTGCGAGCGCTGTGCTGAGCTGTACAACGACCAGCCCTGGAGGCCCGCGGAGGAGAGCAACTCATACCAGTGCAAGA AGTGTGACTGTAACAACCACTCCGATCGCTGCCACTTCGACCTGGCTGTGTTCCAGGCGAGCGGGGGGGTGAGCGGAGGGGTGTGTGACGACTGCAAGCACCAGACCACCGGACAGCACTGCGAGCGGTGCAGACCACACTACTACCGCAACCCACTGAGAGACATCAGCCAGCCAGATGCCTGCCTCA GGTGCGAATGCAGCTCCGAGGGGTCGGAGGGTCTCTGCGAGCAGTCGGGGGGGAGCTGTATCTGCAAGGCCCACGTGGAGGGTCCACGCTGCGACCGCTGCAAGGCTGGGTTCTACGGACTGAGCGCTTCGGACCCCCAGGGCTGCAGGG AATGTCCCTGCAGCCCGATTGGCTCTCGTGGGGATCGTGCCTGTGACCCGCAGACCGGTCGGTGTTTCTGTCTGCCCAGCGTCATCGGTCAGCAGTGTGACAGGTGCGCCCCCGATCACTGGAACTTCCAGAGCGGCAGCGGGTGCGAGTCGTGCAACTGTGACCCCCGGAACTCCTACAATCAGAACTGCGACCAG CAGAGCGGTCAGTGCCAGTGCCGTCCTGGCTTCGGGGGCCGGACCTGCTCCAGACCGTCCGAGTGTCCAGACAACACTTACGGAGACCTCCGCACTCGCTGCACAC CCTGTGACTGTGACGTCACTGGGACGACGAGCAGGGGTTGCGATAAGACCACGGGGGAGTGCATCTGCCGGATTGGGGTGACGGGGCGCCGCTGTGACCGGTGCCAGCGCGGGCACTGCAACGAGTACCCCGCTTGCAAGCAGTGCcacccctgcttccagagcctgGACTCAGAGCTGCAGAGAACCTCCAGCCTGCAGTCCACCCTCTCCTCGCAGGCTGCTGCAGTGCTGGGGGGCTTCGGAGCGGAGAACCGGGGGCCCGACATCGTGGACATGGAGACCACCCTGGGGCAGATCCGgagggtcctggagagccccCTCGCCAGCGAGAGCGCAGTGAGAGATGCCAGCGCCCGGCTACAGAGCATGAG GCAGGCAGTCCGAGCCATTGACCCAAACCAGGCGCTGCTGGACAGCAGCCCGGCTCTGAACAGAGAGATCGCGGACCTGGTCTCCATTCTAGAGCGCCTCTCCAACCAGTACAGCGCCAAGAAAACCCAGCTCGAGAACACTGCCATCGCGAACCCCGACG GAGCGTACAGCGCTATCCGCAAGGCGTTCCAGCAGTCCGGAGAGGCAGTGAAGAACGCTGCTGGCTCACAGGGGCTGACGGACCAGGCTGCGAAGACCCGGGAGGAGGCGGAGAGCTTGGAGGGGCGCGTCCAGGAGGACAACAGACTGGCCCTGGAGAGACTGGACAGCCAGCTGGGCACCCGGCCAAACCTAACCCCTACCGCTGGCAAG GTGTGTGGCAGCACCCGCTCCACCCCCTGCACTCCCCGGCAGTGTGACGGAGTCCTGTGCCCCGGTCCCGGAGCGCCCCCGTGTGGTGACACAGGAGACTGCAGAGGAGCCCTGCCCCTGGGAAACAAAGCCTGGGGAGACGCAGAGAAAACCAAGTCTCGACTGGCTGAGCTGAACGCACAGATCAGACAGACTGCACAGCAG ATTAAGGACACCGAACAGGCAGCCAATGGGGTGAGGATTACCACTGACCTGCTGGCCAATCAGCTGAGCAAGGCCAGGACAGAAGTGGAGATAGAGGTGCAGGAGACACGAGCGTTCATCAGCCGAGTGCGGGACTTCCTCTTGG ACCCGAAGACAGACCCCGCAGTCATTCAGCAGGTGAGCGAGCAGGTCCTCAGCATGAAGCTGCCTGGCAGCCTGGGGGAGGTCAGGGACAAGGTGGACCAGATGAAAGCCATCGCAGCCACGTTGCCGGACATCAGCAACGTCCTGGACAGAACCAGGGCTGAGATCGACAGCGCCAAGCAGCTGCTGCAGGAGGCAGAGGAAGCCAG GGACCAGGCAGCTGCAATAGAGGAGAAGGTAGATGGCGTGGTGGATGACCTGGGCAGTGCCCAGACACTACTCGGCGAGGCAGGGGTTAAAGTCAAGGACACCGGCCGCATTGTGGAAGACATCCAGAGCAAAATCCCACAG ATCCAGGTAAAGCTGGCGCTAGCTGAGAGCTCCGTGGAGGGAGTGGGTGCCCAGCTCGGAGTGATCAAACCCCAGATCGCAGTCCTGAAGGAGCTCCTAGACCAGAACGCCAGGCTGGCGGGACAGATGGACAGGGTGGCTTCCCAGGCCGACACGGAGGCTACCACTGCCGGCCAG GACCTGGCCGCTCTGGAGCAGCAGTACGCCCGGCTGAAGGAGAAGCTGGGAGACTCGGCTGAGGGAGCCGGAGTCCCGGAGGAGAGACTGGCAACGCTGCAGGAGCAGGCAGGGAGGCTGGTGCAGGCCACAGCAGACATGCTGAGCAGGATTGCAG GTAAAGAGAGCTCGCTCCTGCGGGCCACAGAGGAGCTGGAGCAGAAGGTTCTGCAGCTGGATGGGCTGGAAGAGAAGGTGGCAGAGATCCGGGCTCACATCCAGAAAGCAGTGCACTTCCACAGCAACTGCCTGTGA
- the LOC121299802 gene encoding laminin subunit beta-3-like isoform X1, with the protein MLILLLLLALSSLALAQTDCSQGACYPETGDLLIGRANRLRASSTCGLAGPEVFCTPLGQWQMKCCPCDSRTDSSQNSHRIENAISQAGPLRWWQSQKGVEDVIVQVDLDGKFQLSDLILDFKGPRAEAMVIERSTDFGKTWKPLQYMASDCQASFPHISTSTPQSLQDSHCQTLPPTDSRLYLDQRVQFNLLEPLSSVDVPECYKINYGADFTNLRVQFTKLPHLPRRGSSRAPDAFYALKEIQVQGSCFCNGHANRCIPSANDLDRPEVFSRCACQHNTAGQNCERCAELYNDQPWRPAEESNSYQCKKCDCNNHSDRCHFDLAVFQASGGVSGGVCDDCKHQTTGQHCERCRPHYYRNPLRDISQPDACLRCECSSEGSEGLCEQSGGSCICKAHVEGPRCDRCKAGFYGLSASDPQGCRECPCSPIGSRGDRACDPQTGRCFCLPSVIGQQCDRCAPDHWNFQSGSGCESCNCDPRNSYNQNCDQQSGQCQCRPGFGGRTCSRPSECPDNTYGDLRTRCTPCDCDVTGTTSRGCDKTTGECICRIGVTGRRCDRCQRGHCNEYPACKQCHPCFQSLDSELQRTSSLQSTLSSQAAAVLGGFGAENRGPDIVDMETTLGQIRRVLESPLASESAVRDASARLQSMRQAVRAIDPNQALLDSSPALNREIADLVSILERLSNQYSAKKTQLENTAIANPDGAYSAIRKAFQQSGEAVKNAAGSQGLTDQAAKTREEAESLEGRVQEDNRLALERLDSQLGTRPNLTPTAGKVCGSTRSTPCTPRQCDGVLCPGPGAPPCGDTGDCRGALPLGNKAWGDAEKTKSRLAELNAQIRQTAQQIKDTEQAANGVRITTDLLANQLSKARTEVEIEVQETRAFISRVRDFLLDPKTDPAVIQQVSEQVLSMKLPGSLGEVRDKVDQMKAIAATLPDISNVLDRTRAEIDSAKQLLQEAEEARDQAAAIEEKVDGVVDDLGSAQTLLGEAGVKVKDTGRIVEDIQSKIPQIQVKLALAESSVEGVGAQLGVIKPQIAVLKELLDQNARLAGQMDRVASQADTEATTAGQDLAALEQQYARLKEKLGDSAEGAGVPEERLATLQEQAGRLVQATADMLSRIAGKESSLLRATEELEQKVLQLDGLEEKVAEIRAHIQKAVHFHSNCL; encoded by the exons ATGTTGATTTTACTCCTGCTTCTCG CTCTATCGAGTCTGGCCCTGGCTCAGACAGACTGCTCCCAGGGAGCCTGTTACCCAGAAACCGGGGACCTGCTCATCGGAAGGGCCAATCGGCTGCGAGCGTCCTCCACCTGCGGCCTGGCTGGCCCTGAGGTCTTCTGCACCCCCCTCGGACAG TGGCAGATGAAGTGCTGCCCGTGTGATTCCAGAACAGATTCCAGCCAGAATTCCCACCGGATCGAGAACGCCATCTCTCAGGCAGGGCCCCTCAGGTGGTGGCAGTCGCAGAAAG GTGTGGAAGATGTCATCGTGCAGGTGGACCTTGACGGGAAGTTCCAGCTGAGTGATCTGATCCTAGACTTCAAG GGCCCCCGTGCTGAGGCGATGGTGATCGAGCGCTCCACGGATTTCGGAAAGACCTGGAAACCGTTGCAATACATGGCCTCGGACTGCCAGGCCTCGTTCCCTCACATCAGCACCTCCACGCCCCAGAGCCTGCAGGACTCCCACTGTCAGACCCTGCCCCCCACGGACAGCCGACTCTACCTGGACCAGAGG GTGCAATTCAACCTCTTAGAGCCTCTTTCCAGTGTCGATGTCCCTGAGTGCTACAAGATCAACT atGGCGCTGACTTCACTAACCTGCGTGTGCAGTTCACCAAGCTGCCACACCTCCCTCGCCGTGGCAGTTCCCGTGCCCCCGACGCCTTCTACGCCCTGAAGGAGATCCAAGTTCAGGGCAGCTGCTTCTGCAACGGGCACGCCAACCGTTGCATCCCCAGTGCCAACGACCTGGACCGCCCAGAG GTGTTCAGTAGATGTGCCTGCCAGCACAACACGGCCGGACAGAACTGCGAGCGCTGTGCTGAGCTGTACAACGACCAGCCCTGGAGGCCCGCGGAGGAGAGCAACTCATACCAGTGCAAGA AGTGTGACTGTAACAACCACTCCGATCGCTGCCACTTCGACCTGGCTGTGTTCCAGGCGAGCGGGGGGGTGAGCGGAGGGGTGTGTGACGACTGCAAGCACCAGACCACCGGACAGCACTGCGAGCGGTGCAGACCACACTACTACCGCAACCCACTGAGAGACATCAGCCAGCCAGATGCCTGCCTCA GGTGCGAATGCAGCTCCGAGGGGTCGGAGGGTCTCTGCGAGCAGTCGGGGGGGAGCTGTATCTGCAAGGCCCACGTGGAGGGTCCACGCTGCGACCGCTGCAAGGCTGGGTTCTACGGACTGAGCGCTTCGGACCCCCAGGGCTGCAGGG AATGTCCCTGCAGCCCGATTGGCTCTCGTGGGGATCGTGCCTGTGACCCGCAGACCGGTCGGTGTTTCTGTCTGCCCAGCGTCATCGGTCAGCAGTGTGACAGGTGCGCCCCCGATCACTGGAACTTCCAGAGCGGCAGCGGGTGCGAGTCGTGCAACTGTGACCCCCGGAACTCCTACAATCAGAACTGCGACCAG CAGAGCGGTCAGTGCCAGTGCCGTCCTGGCTTCGGGGGCCGGACCTGCTCCAGACCGTCCGAGTGTCCAGACAACACTTACGGAGACCTCCGCACTCGCTGCACAC CCTGTGACTGTGACGTCACTGGGACGACGAGCAGGGGTTGCGATAAGACCACGGGGGAGTGCATCTGCCGGATTGGGGTGACGGGGCGCCGCTGTGACCGGTGCCAGCGCGGGCACTGCAACGAGTACCCCGCTTGCAAGCAGTGCcacccctgcttccagagcctgGACTCAGAGCTGCAGAGAACCTCCAGCCTGCAGTCCACCCTCTCCTCGCAGGCTGCTGCAGTGCTGGGGGGCTTCGGAGCGGAGAACCGGGGGCCCGACATCGTGGACATGGAGACCACCCTGGGGCAGATCCGgagggtcctggagagccccCTCGCCAGCGAGAGCGCAGTGAGAGATGCCAGCGCCCGGCTACAGAGCATGAG GCAGGCAGTCCGAGCCATTGACCCAAACCAGGCGCTGCTGGACAGCAGCCCGGCTCTGAACAGAGAGATCGCGGACCTGGTCTCCATTCTAGAGCGCCTCTCCAACCAGTACAGCGCCAAGAAAACCCAGCTCGAGAACACTGCCATCGCGAACCCCGACG GAGCGTACAGCGCTATCCGCAAGGCGTTCCAGCAGTCCGGAGAGGCAGTGAAGAACGCTGCTGGCTCACAGGGGCTGACGGACCAGGCTGCGAAGACCCGGGAGGAGGCGGAGAGCTTGGAGGGGCGCGTCCAGGAGGACAACAGACTGGCCCTGGAGAGACTGGACAGCCAGCTGGGCACCCGGCCAAACCTAACCCCTACCGCTGGCAAG GTGTGTGGCAGCACCCGCTCCACCCCCTGCACTCCCCGGCAGTGTGACGGAGTCCTGTGCCCCGGTCCCGGAGCGCCCCCGTGTGGTGACACAGGAGACTGCAGAGGAGCCCTGCCCCTGGGAAACAAAGCCTGGGGAGACGCAGAGAAAACCAAGTCTCGACTGGCTGAGCTGAACGCACAGATCAGACAGACTGCACAGCAG ATTAAGGACACCGAACAGGCAGCCAATGGGGTGAGGATTACCACTGACCTGCTGGCCAATCAGCTGAGCAAGGCCAGGACAGAAGTGGAGATAGAGGTGCAGGAGACACGAGCGTTCATCAGCCGAGTGCGGGACTTCCTCTTGG ACCCGAAGACAGACCCCGCAGTCATTCAGCAGGTGAGCGAGCAGGTCCTCAGCATGAAGCTGCCTGGCAGCCTGGGGGAGGTCAGGGACAAGGTGGACCAGATGAAAGCCATCGCAGCCACGTTGCCGGACATCAGCAACGTCCTGGACAGAACCAGGGCTGAGATCGACAGCGCCAAGCAGCTGCTGCAGGAGGCAGAGGAAGCCAG GGACCAGGCAGCTGCAATAGAGGAGAAGGTAGATGGCGTGGTGGATGACCTGGGCAGTGCCCAGACACTACTCGGCGAGGCAGGGGTTAAAGTCAAGGACACCGGCCGCATTGTGGAAGACATCCAGAGCAAAATCCCACAG ATCCAGGTAAAGCTGGCGCTAGCTGAGAGCTCCGTGGAGGGAGTGGGTGCCCAGCTCGGAGTGATCAAACCCCAGATCGCAGTCCTGAAGGAGCTCCTAGACCAGAACGCCAGGCTGGCGGGACAGATGGACAGGGTGGCTTCCCAGGCCGACACGGAGGCTACCACTGCCGGCCAG GACCTGGCCGCTCTGGAGCAGCAGTACGCCCGGCTGAAGGAGAAGCTGGGAGACTCGGCTGAGGGAGCCGGAGTCCCGGAGGAGAGACTGGCAACGCTGCAGGAGCAGGCAGGGAGGCTGGTGCAGGCCACAGCAGACATGCTGAGCAGGATTGCAG GTAAAGAGAGCTCGCTCCTGCGGGCCACAGAGGAGCTGGAGCAGAAGGTTCTGCAGCTGGATGGGCTGGAAGAGAAGGTGGCAGAGATCCGGGCTCACATCCAGAAAGCAGTGCACTTCCACAGCAACTGCCTGTGA
- the LOC121299802 gene encoding laminin subunit beta-3-like isoform X2, protein MKCCPCDSRTDSSQNSHRIENAISQAGPLRWWQSQKGVEDVIVQVDLDGKFQLSDLILDFKGPRAEAMVIERSTDFGKTWKPLQYMASDCQASFPHISTSTPQSLQDSHCQTLPPTDSRLYLDQRVQFNLLEPLSSVDVPECYKINYGADFTNLRVQFTKLPHLPRRGSSRAPDAFYALKEIQVQGSCFCNGHANRCIPSANDLDRPEVFSRCACQHNTAGQNCERCAELYNDQPWRPAEESNSYQCKKCDCNNHSDRCHFDLAVFQASGGVSGGVCDDCKHQTTGQHCERCRPHYYRNPLRDISQPDACLRCECSSEGSEGLCEQSGGSCICKAHVEGPRCDRCKAGFYGLSASDPQGCRECPCSPIGSRGDRACDPQTGRCFCLPSVIGQQCDRCAPDHWNFQSGSGCESCNCDPRNSYNQNCDQQSGQCQCRPGFGGRTCSRPSECPDNTYGDLRTRCTPCDCDVTGTTSRGCDKTTGECICRIGVTGRRCDRCQRGHCNEYPACKQCHPCFQSLDSELQRTSSLQSTLSSQAAAVLGGFGAENRGPDIVDMETTLGQIRRVLESPLASESAVRDASARLQSMRQAVRAIDPNQALLDSSPALNREIADLVSILERLSNQYSAKKTQLENTAIANPDGAYSAIRKAFQQSGEAVKNAAGSQGLTDQAAKTREEAESLEGRVQEDNRLALERLDSQLGTRPNLTPTAGKVCGSTRSTPCTPRQCDGVLCPGPGAPPCGDTGDCRGALPLGNKAWGDAEKTKSRLAELNAQIRQTAQQIKDTEQAANGVRITTDLLANQLSKARTEVEIEVQETRAFISRVRDFLLDPKTDPAVIQQVSEQVLSMKLPGSLGEVRDKVDQMKAIAATLPDISNVLDRTRAEIDSAKQLLQEAEEARDQAAAIEEKVDGVVDDLGSAQTLLGEAGVKVKDTGRIVEDIQSKIPQIQVKLALAESSVEGVGAQLGVIKPQIAVLKELLDQNARLAGQMDRVASQADTEATTAGQDLAALEQQYARLKEKLGDSAEGAGVPEERLATLQEQAGRLVQATADMLSRIAGKESSLLRATEELEQKVLQLDGLEEKVAEIRAHIQKAVHFHSNCL, encoded by the exons ATGAAGTGCTGCCCGTGTGATTCCAGAACAGATTCCAGCCAGAATTCCCACCGGATCGAGAACGCCATCTCTCAGGCAGGGCCCCTCAGGTGGTGGCAGTCGCAGAAAG GTGTGGAAGATGTCATCGTGCAGGTGGACCTTGACGGGAAGTTCCAGCTGAGTGATCTGATCCTAGACTTCAAG GGCCCCCGTGCTGAGGCGATGGTGATCGAGCGCTCCACGGATTTCGGAAAGACCTGGAAACCGTTGCAATACATGGCCTCGGACTGCCAGGCCTCGTTCCCTCACATCAGCACCTCCACGCCCCAGAGCCTGCAGGACTCCCACTGTCAGACCCTGCCCCCCACGGACAGCCGACTCTACCTGGACCAGAGG GTGCAATTCAACCTCTTAGAGCCTCTTTCCAGTGTCGATGTCCCTGAGTGCTACAAGATCAACT atGGCGCTGACTTCACTAACCTGCGTGTGCAGTTCACCAAGCTGCCACACCTCCCTCGCCGTGGCAGTTCCCGTGCCCCCGACGCCTTCTACGCCCTGAAGGAGATCCAAGTTCAGGGCAGCTGCTTCTGCAACGGGCACGCCAACCGTTGCATCCCCAGTGCCAACGACCTGGACCGCCCAGAG GTGTTCAGTAGATGTGCCTGCCAGCACAACACGGCCGGACAGAACTGCGAGCGCTGTGCTGAGCTGTACAACGACCAGCCCTGGAGGCCCGCGGAGGAGAGCAACTCATACCAGTGCAAGA AGTGTGACTGTAACAACCACTCCGATCGCTGCCACTTCGACCTGGCTGTGTTCCAGGCGAGCGGGGGGGTGAGCGGAGGGGTGTGTGACGACTGCAAGCACCAGACCACCGGACAGCACTGCGAGCGGTGCAGACCACACTACTACCGCAACCCACTGAGAGACATCAGCCAGCCAGATGCCTGCCTCA GGTGCGAATGCAGCTCCGAGGGGTCGGAGGGTCTCTGCGAGCAGTCGGGGGGGAGCTGTATCTGCAAGGCCCACGTGGAGGGTCCACGCTGCGACCGCTGCAAGGCTGGGTTCTACGGACTGAGCGCTTCGGACCCCCAGGGCTGCAGGG AATGTCCCTGCAGCCCGATTGGCTCTCGTGGGGATCGTGCCTGTGACCCGCAGACCGGTCGGTGTTTCTGTCTGCCCAGCGTCATCGGTCAGCAGTGTGACAGGTGCGCCCCCGATCACTGGAACTTCCAGAGCGGCAGCGGGTGCGAGTCGTGCAACTGTGACCCCCGGAACTCCTACAATCAGAACTGCGACCAG CAGAGCGGTCAGTGCCAGTGCCGTCCTGGCTTCGGGGGCCGGACCTGCTCCAGACCGTCCGAGTGTCCAGACAACACTTACGGAGACCTCCGCACTCGCTGCACAC CCTGTGACTGTGACGTCACTGGGACGACGAGCAGGGGTTGCGATAAGACCACGGGGGAGTGCATCTGCCGGATTGGGGTGACGGGGCGCCGCTGTGACCGGTGCCAGCGCGGGCACTGCAACGAGTACCCCGCTTGCAAGCAGTGCcacccctgcttccagagcctgGACTCAGAGCTGCAGAGAACCTCCAGCCTGCAGTCCACCCTCTCCTCGCAGGCTGCTGCAGTGCTGGGGGGCTTCGGAGCGGAGAACCGGGGGCCCGACATCGTGGACATGGAGACCACCCTGGGGCAGATCCGgagggtcctggagagccccCTCGCCAGCGAGAGCGCAGTGAGAGATGCCAGCGCCCGGCTACAGAGCATGAG GCAGGCAGTCCGAGCCATTGACCCAAACCAGGCGCTGCTGGACAGCAGCCCGGCTCTGAACAGAGAGATCGCGGACCTGGTCTCCATTCTAGAGCGCCTCTCCAACCAGTACAGCGCCAAGAAAACCCAGCTCGAGAACACTGCCATCGCGAACCCCGACG GAGCGTACAGCGCTATCCGCAAGGCGTTCCAGCAGTCCGGAGAGGCAGTGAAGAACGCTGCTGGCTCACAGGGGCTGACGGACCAGGCTGCGAAGACCCGGGAGGAGGCGGAGAGCTTGGAGGGGCGCGTCCAGGAGGACAACAGACTGGCCCTGGAGAGACTGGACAGCCAGCTGGGCACCCGGCCAAACCTAACCCCTACCGCTGGCAAG GTGTGTGGCAGCACCCGCTCCACCCCCTGCACTCCCCGGCAGTGTGACGGAGTCCTGTGCCCCGGTCCCGGAGCGCCCCCGTGTGGTGACACAGGAGACTGCAGAGGAGCCCTGCCCCTGGGAAACAAAGCCTGGGGAGACGCAGAGAAAACCAAGTCTCGACTGGCTGAGCTGAACGCACAGATCAGACAGACTGCACAGCAG ATTAAGGACACCGAACAGGCAGCCAATGGGGTGAGGATTACCACTGACCTGCTGGCCAATCAGCTGAGCAAGGCCAGGACAGAAGTGGAGATAGAGGTGCAGGAGACACGAGCGTTCATCAGCCGAGTGCGGGACTTCCTCTTGG ACCCGAAGACAGACCCCGCAGTCATTCAGCAGGTGAGCGAGCAGGTCCTCAGCATGAAGCTGCCTGGCAGCCTGGGGGAGGTCAGGGACAAGGTGGACCAGATGAAAGCCATCGCAGCCACGTTGCCGGACATCAGCAACGTCCTGGACAGAACCAGGGCTGAGATCGACAGCGCCAAGCAGCTGCTGCAGGAGGCAGAGGAAGCCAG GGACCAGGCAGCTGCAATAGAGGAGAAGGTAGATGGCGTGGTGGATGACCTGGGCAGTGCCCAGACACTACTCGGCGAGGCAGGGGTTAAAGTCAAGGACACCGGCCGCATTGTGGAAGACATCCAGAGCAAAATCCCACAG ATCCAGGTAAAGCTGGCGCTAGCTGAGAGCTCCGTGGAGGGAGTGGGTGCCCAGCTCGGAGTGATCAAACCCCAGATCGCAGTCCTGAAGGAGCTCCTAGACCAGAACGCCAGGCTGGCGGGACAGATGGACAGGGTGGCTTCCCAGGCCGACACGGAGGCTACCACTGCCGGCCAG GACCTGGCCGCTCTGGAGCAGCAGTACGCCCGGCTGAAGGAGAAGCTGGGAGACTCGGCTGAGGGAGCCGGAGTCCCGGAGGAGAGACTGGCAACGCTGCAGGAGCAGGCAGGGAGGCTGGTGCAGGCCACAGCAGACATGCTGAGCAGGATTGCAG GTAAAGAGAGCTCGCTCCTGCGGGCCACAGAGGAGCTGGAGCAGAAGGTTCTGCAGCTGGATGGGCTGGAAGAGAAGGTGGCAGAGATCCGGGCTCACATCCAGAAAGCAGTGCACTTCCACAGCAACTGCCTGTGA